The following coding sequences are from one Capsicum annuum cultivar UCD-10X-F1 chromosome 3, UCD10Xv1.1, whole genome shotgun sequence window:
- the LOC107865362 gene encoding E3 ubiquitin-protein ligase PRT1-like: MDATSKDLNFADENTSASEKQVLMRYLLYGICKQLLCRPVVLNYCHVYCENCVINPSDKLCRCAFCQLEHPNGYPNICLILAYYLEEQFPELYASKEKASAYRVARQIPSAQNQDKAAGCISLPRFDLSAWLMGGRPQVHIGVGCDHCVICPIFGERYKRKDCKEKIGA; this comes from the coding sequence ATGGATGCAACGTCAAAAGATCTTAACTTCGCAGATGAAAATACCAGTGCAAGTGAAAAGCAGGTGCTTATGAGATATTTGCTTTATGGTATCTGCAAGCAGTTGTTATGCCGACCCGTAGTTCTTAATTATTGCCATGTTTATTGTGAAAATTGTGTGATCAATCCAAGCGACAAGCTATGTAGATGTGCATTTTGCCAACTGGAGCATCCAAATGGATACCCCAACATTTGTTTGATTCTTGCATACTACCTGGAAGAGCAGTTTCCCGAGTTGTATGCGTCAAAGGAAAAGGCATCAGCGTATAGAGTTGCTCGTCAGATCCCATCAGCACAAAATCAGGACAAAGCTGCTGGTTGCATATCACTACCTAGATTTGATCTTTCGGCATGGTTAATGGGTGGAAGACCGCAAGTTCATATTGGAGTAGGTTGTGATCATTGTGTGATATGTCCTATTTTTGGGGAACGGTACAAACGCAAAGACTGCAAGGAGAAAATAGGAGCTTGA
- the LOC107866310 gene encoding fatty acyl-CoA reductase 2, chloroplastic, which yields MAAMGSLCSSSCISKTVMKLSKNWRWCPPKKVYCQTSGTKSGNVSSVVTERSSVISSETLGSLVLSPNAEIKVKDLVPYGQSRHDDGIGITKFLRGKAFLITGATGFLGKVLIEKILRTAPDVNKIFILIKAKNKEVAMQRLKNEILNADIFNCLKQVHGKSYQTFMLSKLVPLLGNVCEANLGIDEDTANMMAKEVDVIVNSAANTTFDERYDISLDINTEGPSRLMNFAKQCRNLKLFLQVSTAYVNGQRQGRIMEKAFGIGDSIARENLPSGVNQSSSPSLNVEDEIKLVLESKQGLEDNSVAQKMKEIGLRRANKFGWQDTYVFTKAMGEMMIDSMRGDIPVVIIRPSVIESTYKEPFPGWMEGSRMMDPIILYYGKGQLTGFLVDPNGVLDVVPADMVVNATLAAMAKHGTEGKPGSSSVYQVASSAVNPLVFKDLARMLFEHFNRSPYIDSKGRPIHVPKMSLLRSMEDLSSHLWRDAINRSGLTDLTDPNGKLSRKLENICRKSVEQAKYLANIYEPYTFYGGRFDNSNTQRLMECMSKEERWQFGFDVESIDWKDYISNVHIPGLRKHVMKGRGSCS from the exons ATGGCGGCTATGGGTAGTCTATGTTCTTCCTCTTGTATATCAAAAACTGTGATGAAATTGTCTAAGAATTGGAGATGGTGCCCTCCCAAGAAGGTATATTGTCAAACTAGTGGTACAAAGTCTGGTAATGTTTCTTCTGTTGTAACAGAGAGATCATCGGTGATTAGCTCGGAAACTTTAGGAAGTTTGGTTTTGAGTCCAAATGCCGAAATCAAAGTCAAGGATTTGGTGCCTTATGGTCAGTCAAGGCATGATGATGGTATAGGCATTACCAAGTTTCTGAGAGGGAAAGCATTTCTCattactggtgcaactggttttCTGGGAAAAG TTCTAATTGAGAAGATCTTAAGGACAGCACCTGATGTGAACAAAATATTCATCTTGATCAAGGCAAAGAACAAAGAAGTTGCTATGCAGAGATTGAAGAATGAA ATCCTCAATGCTGATATATTCAACTGCCTCAAACAAGTTCATGGGAAATCCTATCAGACTTTCATGTTGAGCAAGTTGGTACCTCTGTTAGGAAATGTTTGTGAAGCTAACCTTGGAATTGATGAAGACACAGCCAACATGATGGCGAAAGAGGTTGACGTAATTGTAAATTCTGCTGCGAATACCACTTTCGATGAAAG GTACGATATTTCACTTGATATAAATACTGAAGGACCTAGCCGCCTTATGAACTTTGCAAAACAATGTCGCAACCTTAAACTCTTTCTTCAAGTATCCACAG CGTATGTAAATGGACAGCGACAAGGTAGAATTATGGAAAAGGCATTCGGCATTGGAGACAGTATAGCAAGGGAAAATCTTCCCTCAGGAGTCAATCAGAGCTCCTCCCCCTCTTTGAATGTTGAAGATGAGATAAAGTTAGTTTTGGAGTCCAAACAAGGTTTAGAAGATAATTCAGTGGCTCAGAAAATGAAAGAGATTGGTTTAAGGAG AGCTAACAAATTTGGATGGCAAGACACTTACGTATTCACAAAGGCAATGGGAGAGATGATGATAGACAGCATGAGAGGTGATATTCCGGTAGTAATTATTCGACCAAGTGTTATTGAGAGCACCTACAAGGAACCATTTCCTGGATGGATGGAAGGGAGCAG GATGATGGATCCAATCATCTTGTACTATGGTAAAGGACAGCTCACAGGGTTTCTCGTAGACCCTAATGGAGTTCTTGATGTG GTTCCAGCTGACATGGTTGTGAATGCAACCTTGGCAGCCATGGCAAAACATGGGACAGAAGGAAAACCAGGAAGTAGCAGTGTTTACCAGGTTGCTTCATCTGCTGTAAATCCATTAGTCTTCAAGGACCTGGCCAGAATGCTATTTGAGCACTTCAATCGTTCACCCTATATTGATTCCAAAGGAAGACCAATTCATGTTCCAAAAATGTCGCTGCTCAGATCCATGGAGGACTTATCATCCCATCTATGGCGAGACGCCATTAACAGAAGTGGCCTAACAGATTTGACAGATCCAAATGGGAAGTTGTCCAGGAAACTTGAGAATATCTGTAGGAAGTCAGTGGAGCAAGCAAAGTACCTTGCTAATATTTATGAACCGTACACTTTTTATGGAGGAAG ATTTGACAACAGCAATACCCAGAGGTTGATGGAATGCATGtctaaagaagaaagatggcaaTTTGGATTTGATGTAGAAAGCATAGATTGGAAAGATTACATCTCTAATGTCCACATTCCAGGGCTAAGGAAGCATGTGATGAAAGGAAGAGGATCATGCAGTTAA